A stretch of Henckelia pumila isolate YLH828 chromosome 4, ASM3356847v2, whole genome shotgun sequence DNA encodes these proteins:
- the LOC140864231 gene encoding uncharacterized protein isoform X1, giving the protein MFRAPKLMATATMATAAGAAALLYYTLNKKIQSNRRINDDDDENGGDVHSHGPLGIDRVSHRLIQAPATWLETISTLSETLRFTYSETLGKWPIGDLAFGISFLLKRQGHLHVSREFGGKDSLQLKGPEICVELKYLLNLLTLCWHFSKKPFPLFLEETGYSKEDVLLQEPKAGILKPAFTVLIDHKAKNFLLLIRGTHSVKDTLTAVTGAVVPFHHTVVYGGGVNNLVLGYAHCGMVAAARWIAKLATPCLLTAVNSHPDYTLKIVGHSLGGGTAALLTYVLREQKELSTTTCFAFAPAACMTWELAESGNEFVTSVINGADLVPTFSAASVDDLRAEVTASAWLNDLRNQIERTRILSTVYRSASALGSRLPSMASAKAKVAGAGALLRPVSSGTQVVMKRAQSMAQAALSRPGLNMSSWSCIGPRHRSRTNCSVRADPPESSSTQRGTLDPFLTTVEETVVVTSTKKLPEFSSEDAAGTSDNCTSEIGFADSDDREEGVLDHISNEDRMTEVELWQQLERELYEQESSSEVDMVKEIREEEAAAIAEVSDDNEPVTNAMEVHRFFPPGKIVHIVTLVSDEPDRVSDGSTTSSELEEEEPKVGIFLTSRSLYSKLRLSQTMIADHYMPVYRRQIEKLIREIENEGNGREVDNSCIL; this is encoded by the exons ATGTTCAG AGCTCCAAAGCTCATGGCTACAGCCACAATGGCCACGGCGGCAGGTGCAGCTGCTCTTTTGTATTATACGTTGAACAAAAAAATTCAATCGAACAGAAGAataaatgatgatgatgatgaaaatgGTGGTGATGTGCACAGTCATGGCCCATTGGGGATTGATAGAGTCTCTCATAGACTTATACAAGCTCCTGCAACATGGTTAGAGACAATATCTACATTGTCGGAGACCCTAAGATTTACTTACTCTGAGACTTTGGGAAAGTGGcccattggcgatttggcttttGGTATCAGTTTTCTCTTAAAACGGCAG GGACATTTGCATGTTAGCCGTGAATTTGGTGGTAAAGACAGCTTACAGCTTAAAGGACCTGAAATTTGTGTGGAGCTTAAATATCTCTTAAATTTGCTCACACTCTGCTGGCATTTCTCAAAAAAACCCTTCCCCTTATTTTTGGAAGAAACTGGGTATTCTAAGGAAGATGTTCTCCTCCAAGAACCTAAAGCTGGG ATACTAAAACCAGCATTTACTGTATTGATCGACCACAAAGCAAAAAATTTCCTCTTGCTGATCCGTGGAACTCACAGTGTCAAGGATACTTTGACCGCTGTTACAGGAGCAGTGGTACCATTCCATCATACCGTGGTTTATGGAGGTGGAGTCAACAACTTGGTTTTAGGTTATGCACATTGCGGAATGGTTGCAGCTGCAAGATGGATTGCAAAACTTGCCACTCCTTGTCTCCTGACAGCAGTGAACAGCCATCCCGATTACACCCTTAAG ATTGTTGGACATTCTCTGGGTGGTGGCACAGCTGCACTTTTAACATATGTATTACGTGAACAGAAAGAGTTATCAACCACTACCTGTTTTGCTTTTGCTCCAG CTGCTTGTATGACTTGGGAACTGGCTGAATCAGGAAATGAGTTTGTCACGTCTGTAATTAATGGTGCTGATTTGGTGCCCACATTCTCAGCTGCATCTGTGGATGACTTGCGTGCTGAG GTCACAGCGTCTGCGTGGTTGAACGATCTGAGAAATCAAATTGAACGTACCCGAATTCTTAGTACTGTGTATAGATCTGCTTCAGCGTTGGGTTCTCGTCTTCCATCCATGGCCAGTGCTAAAGCAAAAGTGGCCGGTGCTGGTGCACTTCTTCGTCCAGTTTCCAGTGGTACTCAG GTGGTTATGAAGAGAGCTCAAAGCATGGCTCAGGCAGCTTTGTCCCGTCCTGGCCTAAATATGTCTTcatggtcttgcattggtccCCGTCATAGATCCCGTACAAATTGCAGTGTGAGAGCAGACCCACCAGAATCTTCCTCAACTCAGAGAGGAACATTAGACCCTTTCCTCACAACTGTTGAGGAGACCGTAGTCGTTACAAGTACCAAGAAGCTTCCAGAATTCTCATCAGAGGATGCAGCAGGGACTTCAGACAATTGTACAAGTGAGATTGGTTTTGCGGACAGCGATGACCGGGAGGAGGGTGTATTGGACCACATAAGCAACGAAGATCGCATGACAGAAGTTGAGTTGTGGCAACAGCTAGAACGCGAGCTATACGAGCAGGAGTCATCTTCGGAAGTTGATATGGTAAAGGAAATTAGGGAAGAAGAAGCTGCAGCCATTGCTGAGGTTAGTGATGATAATGAGCCTGTAACGAATGCAATGGAGGTGCACAGATTTTTCCCGCCTGGAAAGATCGTGCATATTGTTACACTGGTTAGCGATGAGCCTGACCGGGTGAGTGATGGCAGTACTACATCAAGTGAGTTGGAGGAGGAAGAGCCGAAAGTGGGTATTTTTCTCACTTCCCGCTCGTTGTATAGTAAATTGAGGCTGTCACAGACCATGATTGCTGACCATTATATGCCTGTTTATAGAAGACAAATAGAAAAGCTGATTAGGGAAATTGAAAATGAAGGGAATGGTCGTGAAGTTGATAATTCATGTATTCTTTAG
- the LOC140864231 gene encoding uncharacterized protein isoform X2, translated as MATATMATAAGAAALLYYTLNKKIQSNRRINDDDDENGGDVHSHGPLGIDRVSHRLIQAPATWLETISTLSETLRFTYSETLGKWPIGDLAFGISFLLKRQGHLHVSREFGGKDSLQLKGPEICVELKYLLNLLTLCWHFSKKPFPLFLEETGYSKEDVLLQEPKAGILKPAFTVLIDHKAKNFLLLIRGTHSVKDTLTAVTGAVVPFHHTVVYGGGVNNLVLGYAHCGMVAAARWIAKLATPCLLTAVNSHPDYTLKIVGHSLGGGTAALLTYVLREQKELSTTTCFAFAPAACMTWELAESGNEFVTSVINGADLVPTFSAASVDDLRAEVTASAWLNDLRNQIERTRILSTVYRSASALGSRLPSMASAKAKVAGAGALLRPVSSGTQVVMKRAQSMAQAALSRPGLNMSSWSCIGPRHRSRTNCSVRADPPESSSTQRGTLDPFLTTVEETVVVTSTKKLPEFSSEDAAGTSDNCTSEIGFADSDDREEGVLDHISNEDRMTEVELWQQLERELYEQESSSEVDMVKEIREEEAAAIAEVSDDNEPVTNAMEVHRFFPPGKIVHIVTLVSDEPDRVSDGSTTSSELEEEEPKVGIFLTSRSLYSKLRLSQTMIADHYMPVYRRQIEKLIREIENEGNGREVDNSCIL; from the exons ATGGCTACAGCCACAATGGCCACGGCGGCAGGTGCAGCTGCTCTTTTGTATTATACGTTGAACAAAAAAATTCAATCGAACAGAAGAataaatgatgatgatgatgaaaatgGTGGTGATGTGCACAGTCATGGCCCATTGGGGATTGATAGAGTCTCTCATAGACTTATACAAGCTCCTGCAACATGGTTAGAGACAATATCTACATTGTCGGAGACCCTAAGATTTACTTACTCTGAGACTTTGGGAAAGTGGcccattggcgatttggcttttGGTATCAGTTTTCTCTTAAAACGGCAG GGACATTTGCATGTTAGCCGTGAATTTGGTGGTAAAGACAGCTTACAGCTTAAAGGACCTGAAATTTGTGTGGAGCTTAAATATCTCTTAAATTTGCTCACACTCTGCTGGCATTTCTCAAAAAAACCCTTCCCCTTATTTTTGGAAGAAACTGGGTATTCTAAGGAAGATGTTCTCCTCCAAGAACCTAAAGCTGGG ATACTAAAACCAGCATTTACTGTATTGATCGACCACAAAGCAAAAAATTTCCTCTTGCTGATCCGTGGAACTCACAGTGTCAAGGATACTTTGACCGCTGTTACAGGAGCAGTGGTACCATTCCATCATACCGTGGTTTATGGAGGTGGAGTCAACAACTTGGTTTTAGGTTATGCACATTGCGGAATGGTTGCAGCTGCAAGATGGATTGCAAAACTTGCCACTCCTTGTCTCCTGACAGCAGTGAACAGCCATCCCGATTACACCCTTAAG ATTGTTGGACATTCTCTGGGTGGTGGCACAGCTGCACTTTTAACATATGTATTACGTGAACAGAAAGAGTTATCAACCACTACCTGTTTTGCTTTTGCTCCAG CTGCTTGTATGACTTGGGAACTGGCTGAATCAGGAAATGAGTTTGTCACGTCTGTAATTAATGGTGCTGATTTGGTGCCCACATTCTCAGCTGCATCTGTGGATGACTTGCGTGCTGAG GTCACAGCGTCTGCGTGGTTGAACGATCTGAGAAATCAAATTGAACGTACCCGAATTCTTAGTACTGTGTATAGATCTGCTTCAGCGTTGGGTTCTCGTCTTCCATCCATGGCCAGTGCTAAAGCAAAAGTGGCCGGTGCTGGTGCACTTCTTCGTCCAGTTTCCAGTGGTACTCAG GTGGTTATGAAGAGAGCTCAAAGCATGGCTCAGGCAGCTTTGTCCCGTCCTGGCCTAAATATGTCTTcatggtcttgcattggtccCCGTCATAGATCCCGTACAAATTGCAGTGTGAGAGCAGACCCACCAGAATCTTCCTCAACTCAGAGAGGAACATTAGACCCTTTCCTCACAACTGTTGAGGAGACCGTAGTCGTTACAAGTACCAAGAAGCTTCCAGAATTCTCATCAGAGGATGCAGCAGGGACTTCAGACAATTGTACAAGTGAGATTGGTTTTGCGGACAGCGATGACCGGGAGGAGGGTGTATTGGACCACATAAGCAACGAAGATCGCATGACAGAAGTTGAGTTGTGGCAACAGCTAGAACGCGAGCTATACGAGCAGGAGTCATCTTCGGAAGTTGATATGGTAAAGGAAATTAGGGAAGAAGAAGCTGCAGCCATTGCTGAGGTTAGTGATGATAATGAGCCTGTAACGAATGCAATGGAGGTGCACAGATTTTTCCCGCCTGGAAAGATCGTGCATATTGTTACACTGGTTAGCGATGAGCCTGACCGGGTGAGTGATGGCAGTACTACATCAAGTGAGTTGGAGGAGGAAGAGCCGAAAGTGGGTATTTTTCTCACTTCCCGCTCGTTGTATAGTAAATTGAGGCTGTCACAGACCATGATTGCTGACCATTATATGCCTGTTTATAGAAGACAAATAGAAAAGCTGATTAGGGAAATTGAAAATGAAGGGAATGGTCGTGAAGTTGATAATTCATGTATTCTTTAG